A segment of the Populus alba chromosome 9, ASM523922v2, whole genome shotgun sequence genome:
ttttttagtattattgaATACTCATTGACATGATGAGGGAACTGTGTATCGGATGGAAAGGGAGAATTTTGGGATAAATTAGATGAATAGTTTTGATCGTGATTAAAATTCCGAAGACTAAAGTAGGAATCTAGGCATGCAATGGTTAATTAACTTTAGCTAGTTGAAAATGACATGCCTTTCTTGATTCAGTATCAGGGAAGTgaatttagtgattttttttttcaatttaatttaacctgTTTGGATTCAACTCATATTTAACAATGAATGAATCAGGACTCGTTTACACGATGTTTCAAGTCAAATCCTCCAGAACCGTGGAACTGGAATGTGTATTTGTTTCCCCTTTGGTGCTGTGGTGTAGTGATTCGATATGGGATTTTGTTCCCTGTCAGGTTAGTTATTTGCTGACTATAAAGGGTGTTGTCCTACACTCAAAAGGGGTCATAAAGTGATTGGTCTCCATGCCAATTTAGATAATCTGGTTTCCTGATCTGATTCTTGACTTTGTGGAGTTTCAAGATGTCATAATGAAGATATGAAATGATGTTCTTTATCTGTTGCTTATCTTTTTCAAAACTTTGCGGCTCCTGTGAAGAGTCTGATTGATATGATGGTTTATCTTTGAACAAGTTGCTACATTGGTGAACTTGTGTTCATTCTAGCTGGTTGATGTATTTCAATGAAATCTGCAGGGTTCTCGTACTGGCAATTGGGTGGATCATTTTTCTTTCATCCTACATTCCAGTGCATTTGCTGCTGAAAGGGCAAGACAAACTGAGAAAAAAGATAGAGGTGCCaataattaatttgtcaaatcttTTGCTctatcctatatatatatagaacacaATTGTGAGAAGTTCGCTTTTTCTATATCTGAAAGTTCTAAATTTCTCTACAAGTGGCTGTTACAAACAGGCTGAATTTATTCCTAATGTTAATTTATTGTCAGAGGAGTTTGGTGGAGGtaatttgtatgttttttgTTGCATCATGGACTGGAGTTGTCAAGTACCATGGACCGAGACCTAGCAGGCGGCCTAAACAGGTTCGTTTCAGTATAAACATTTTGTTGTATGTATTTATGTCCAAGACATGTTTAATTCTTTGTTAACCCTTTGTTGATCTGAGACATAAACTTGCTTATCATGGGTTGCGCAGGTTTTTGTGGCCAACCATACTTCCATGATTGATTTCATCATCTTAGAACAGATGACACCATTTGCTGTGATCATGCAGAAACACCCTGGTTGGGTTGGTAAGTGAGAACTGGCTTCATAAGTATTTCagatattttatccaattaacAGTTACACCCTGAATTATATGTCTATcaacaaatattgaaggattccTGAATTATGTGTAACTGATAATATCCCACGAGTAATTTGtgctttaattttgaatgaagaAATAGTGAAACCCCAGCTCTTATCctagttattttgttttaagtcCCTTCTGGTGTTTGCTCATAGATAGTAAGCAACGTGGTGGACAAGCTGAAATGATTGTCACGTAGTCTGGCTTAgtgtatttattaaattgaatggaTATATGATTGCTCTAAATGCAGGACTTTTGCAAAGCACTATATTAGAGAGTGTAGGATGTATCTGGTTCCATCGTTCAGAGGCAAAGGATCGTGAAATTGTAGCAAAGAAGTAAGTGTAAATTCTGTTGGTAAAATAACTGTTCATGAAAATGATGTTTGCATCATGATTATATGGAATTGTATTTTTCAGATTAAAGGATCACGTTCAGGGAGCTGATAATAACCCTCTTCTCATATTTCCTGAAGGAACTTGTGTAAATAACCACTACACTGTGATGTTTAAGAAGGTATGAATATTCAACATAAAACATATTGTTTCTATAAGCTTGTGATGaatgtttctttaatttctatTGTTTGATGATGTGCAGGGTGCGTTTGAACTAGACTCTACTGTCTGTCCAATTGCGATCAAgtacaataaaatttttgttgatgCCTTTTGGAACAGCCGAAAGTATGAAGCTTTTCTTCTAATGATTGTATTATATAGATCCCATTGAGTTCCTAGAGACTACGCATTTTTTCAAAATGTGAGGAGGTGGAGGTGTTTTTATGGTTGAGAAACATGCTTAAATGTCTCATTTGCAGGCAGTCCTTCACAACGCATCTGCTGCAGCTGATGACATCCTGGGCTGTTGTTTGTGATGTATGGTACTTGGAACCCCAAAATCTGAGACCTGGAGAGACTCCCATTGAGTTTGCAGAGAGGTAATTACTTTCTTCTGAGCTGCAAACAATGAGTGTTGGCTGTTTGCAAGGGCCCCCCTTTCCcaacttttttctattttacagTGACAAATGTATTGTGTATTTCTTAATTATAAGTTTATCCAGTTCAATTTCAATGCATTAATGCAGGGTTAGAGGCATTATATCTGCGCGAGCAGGTCTGAAAAAAGTTCCTTGGGATGGATATCTGAAATATTCTCGCCCTAGCCCAAAACATAGAGAGCGCAAGTAAGCCAAACTCCCTTCAccgtcttcttttcctttctgcTTTTGAAACACCCGATGATCACACTTTTTGACTCTGCTATTAGTTTTGTATATATGCATCACAATATGTTTATAACCTGCTTTAATTCTGTCCGGCAAAATAATTTCCAAGTACATATAACAGAAAGGATGATGCTCACCGGCCTATGACAATGTTATTCCAAGTTTCTCTTGGGGTTTGTATGAGCATCTTTTGCCAACAATATTCTGTATCTACCTGATTCTGCTGGCTGTACATGTCCGAGAATGGTTGATGACATGTAGCTCCTGATGACACATATCTTATTACCGTCATTAATCACTTCGTCCCAtggtcaaaaataaatataattgctGAGTAGTTTCTGAAACTAAGAATTCTGTATAAATCTCCGATCTCATTCTCCCTTTTCATTTCAGGCAACAAAGTTTTGCTGAGTCAGTACTACGGAGTCTGGAGGAGAAGTGATGTatattcttcttttcatttgttgTATTTATCCAAGAGATTGCTTCCCACGCTCCCGCTCCCATTTTATTGTTCACatgtagaatttgttttttatcaacaGTTGTGCTGTGGGTATCAGAGAGAAGCAAACTTTTGAGGAAATTGCAACACTTATCACTTTCTAGGTTTCTCCCCAGAAAATGAGCCAAAATGTTGTGAAAATCTAGTCTTGATGTGCCTGGTTCAATTTTTCTGTcttcaattttcattttcatttttgtgcCTTTTATCTCCAATGGTCGTTCCGCTGTCTTCGGTTTTCAGCCATAGAACGTCCTTTGGATGGACGAAACGTTTCATCTACATCCAAAATTTCTGGCGGCTCAGGACTGAGTTCGGATTGTTTGATTGGATGTCACAATATCCAGTTAACCAATGATGTAATTCTGGAATAAAAACATATCAGTATGATCTACATCGATACGGTCTATAACAAATACTACAGAAAGTTTTCGATAATGCTTACCTGGAGTCGATTGGACTCGTTGAACTGATGATAATGACCCTGTCCATCTAAGGATAGTATAAAACGAGCACGAGGATGGAAAAAACAGCCAGAAGTATTTAAATGTTCACACGTTTTTTCTTCaccatattattatttaattgcgGACCGCAAACGATTTTGTGAAAGATTACCCGGCTTATCTTCTACGCGGTGAAGAAATTTTGGAACTTTGGCGCGTGATTGCAGTAAAGGTCATCGAGCATTCAGCGTCTTAGTGCTTTCCCGTCCACTATATTTTCCTTTTGTCAAACCTCCACCCAGAGAGGCAGTGGAGAACATAATCTGAGGGCAATGGAAGTAAAGAACACAGCCAGCAACAGAGCAACTTAAAAGGACGTTAAACTTCACCCGTCACTCCCTAATCGAATATAAGACCCCCTCTTTTTGGCTGCAGTGCAAGCTATAAAAACCAGGCATAAGAAAAGCAAGGCTCTAAGGCTCTGCCACATCTTTCTAGCCATCCAAGTACTCTTGATTACAGTCCTCACCCTATTGGCTGTACATAGAATTACAGCTGAGGAAAGCCGACATCTCTCCGTTTGAACACACTGCAAAACTTCTCTTGCCGTGTCCAAGGTGAAACTCTGGAAGTAGGGCAGGTCAAAGTCTCCTCCAAGTTGTCCAAGTCAATAgtgaaataaaacaaagcaaagcCCAATTTTTCCCAAAAAACCAGTCCTTCCGTTCTCATCTCTTATATTCCTCACCTACCCgcatttgaatttatatatatcaaacaagCACGACACACCTCCACCATTTGCTACCTTGAACATTTAGACAAAATGGGGTTTGCCATAATTCTAATGTGTCTGCTCTTCTACTCTTCTTTCACCACCATATCAGTAGCCCAGCAAGCATTCAAGTGCACAGAAGGAACCGCATGTCGTTCTTTGGTGGGTTATAAGTCCCCTAACACGACCTCCATCTCCTCCATCCAGAAACTCTTTGGTGTCAAAAACCTACACTCTCTTCTAGGAGCAAACAACCTTCCTTCCTCAACCTTACCAAACCACACGATCCAAGAGCAGCAAGTAATAAAAATCCCAATCCCATGCATATGTTTTAACGGGACAGGTGCCTCAAACAAGATGCCCATTTACACAGTCCAACCAGAAGATGGGCTGTATTATATTGCAAACAATGTCTTCATGGGCTTGCTTGCACACAAAAGAATCCAACAAGTTAATAGGATAGAAAACCCTGATATGATCGACGTGGGTCAGGAGCTCTGGATCCCGCTTCCATGTAGCTGTGAAGAAGTGGACGGCGAGAGAGTTGTGCATTATGCACACTTGGTGGAAGAAGGGAGCACCGTGGAAGAGATCGCAGAAAAGTTCGGGACAACTAATGATACACTGTATAGGCTTAATGGGATTTCTAATAACAGTCAACTTATTGCAGCAACTGCATTTGATGTTCCTCTTAAAGGTTAGTTATCAacctcttcttctttaattctaTGAATTGTAAGACTTTTTCGAAGTTTCATTTCATGGAGCTTTTTGCTTCGCTAGTCGTTGCCTTTTGTTTTACTAGTTTGGTTCCTTGGTTTCGTTTGATTTGGTCACGTGGAAAATGTAAACTTTACCATTTTTTCTGGACAAAGACTCTTCCAATTTAGAATAGGTTCTTTCAACTTTTGGTAACATTTTAGCATTTGTCAATTCCACATGAATTTTTTACTGGGTCATTCAATTCTAGCTATTTTTGTTGTAGTTATAAGAACTAACGGAGGTGGATTCGGCATAAATCATGGATGGGGTTGATTAACTAGTGAATtgacaaatcaatttaaattatatatttctttaaaatttatgaattgttttataaaaaataaattgatttaaaataaatctgaCCGAACTAAGTTCTCAAGTCAATAAATCATTGAATTGACcagattttataattatattttttcatataatacaCAGAAATGTTACTATGTGCATATTACAAACAAgatcattgaaaaataaacaattgcaaatcattatcatctaaccaaagaatttaattaatgcaAGCTACATGCTCATTAGTcacatttgtattttttttttttaaatctttcgAATGGTATTAGGTACCAaatataatttctctttttgatattatttaataaaattagaatcaATGAGAGATTGTTAAGAGATTTTCTTGTGATTACACGAATCTTGACATAAATAGTTTGAActaatagaaattttatttttcatatcattgCTCTAAAGCTTACGAAGATTTAAGAGATTTATTTGTAATCAACCTAaaccctttaatattttttttttaataatgaaattgataCAATAATCTCATTCTAAACTATCattaacttaaattttgtttgtgtttgcgtttcaaaagtgtttttaaaaaaattaattttttttattttaaattaattatttttagcatttttaaattattttgatacactgatatttaaaaataatttttttaaaaataaataaaaaatatttttaatatatttttaaaataaaaaataaccaaactcaACGTACAAGTTTCTATTCAACCCCACAGTGCCTAGTTTGTGaccttttttcaattaataataatcaattaaaataatcaaattatttaaaatcctAGGACCACATCCTTTGCTGGCTGTGTAATAACACAACAGCCAACCAGGAATAAAACACTTCTACAAGTCTTCACTTCAGTCAATGCCCTTTGTCTTCCTGCCATAGCCCGCGGAATTCCCCAGTTTATCCCCTCCTCCTCCCTCCTTCCACACCTTCCAATATCCAACCTTGAAGAAATCACACCAGAGCCAAAATGGGTTTCCATTTCATTCCTCTACTTCTCACCCTACTCTTATTCTCTACACTGCCCACAAAAT
Coding sequences within it:
- the LOC118035645 gene encoding glycerol-3-phosphate acyltransferase 9, which encodes MDTPGNLKTSSSELDLDRPNIEDYLPSGSSIQEPIGKLRLRDLLDISPTLTEAAGAIVDDSFTRCFKSNPPEPWNWNVYLFPLWCCGVVIRYGILFPVRVLVLAIGWIIFLSSYIPVHLLLKGQDKLRKKIERSLVEVICMFFVASWTGVVKYHGPRPSRRPKQVFVANHTSMIDFIILEQMTPFAVIMQKHPGWVGLLQSTILESVGCIWFHRSEAKDREIVAKKLKDHVQGADNNPLLIFPEGTCVNNHYTVMFKKGAFELDSTVCPIAIKYNKIFVDAFWNSRKQSFTTHLLQLMTSWAVVCDVWYLEPQNLRPGETPIEFAERVRGIISARAGLKKVPWDGYLKYSRPSPKHRERKQQSFAESVLRSLEEK
- the LOC118035646 gene encoding lysM domain-containing GPI-anchored protein 2 isoform X2, with amino-acid sequence MGFAIILMCLLFYSSFTTISVAQQAFKCTEGTACRSLVGYKSPNTTSISSIQKLFGVKNLHSLLGANNLPSSTLPNHTIQEQQVIKIPIPCICFNGTGASNKMPIYTVQPEDGLYYIANNVFMGLLAHKRIQQVNRIENPDMIDVGQELWIPLPCSCEEVDGERVVHYAHLVEEGSTVEEIAEKFGTTNDTLYRLNGISNNSQLIAATAFDVPLKACNSSVRSDSVDSPFLVPNNTYFFTANNCVKCKCAAANNWTLQCEPSGIKPSNQSTCPAMQCEGGLLTIGSTTTSGCNTTTCAYAGFSGDQRIFTTLATQSTCTAPGGSPGNFASRIGPSRNYLFICIHMILLLVYLL